In one window of bacterium DNA:
- a CDS encoding peptidyl-prolyl cis-trans isomerase, with amino-acid sequence MRKAIPAILALSVVLLFAACGEEGTVLANIGDGAVTVENLQRTATLLGDQGLIQTGTSQGREQLLEKSIQMEVLYQSALAAGVDKLPDVQAQLEQSARDVVISNYLRISFANYGFSEDEFYDYYKNHAAELVSPTQANVRHILTENQTDASRVLAELQGGADFTQLAAERSTDRMSAMNGGRLPVLSPDNQVLPPYILQTIFSAKVGEPFGPLESQMGWHVFVVDAFNPGKPLSFDEAKPQIVLALLAPEADVRAYYDAHRDEFDRPDAVSLRYILSATREDAERVIARAAAGEDLGKIASEVSLDAATKDGGGLIPRLFRGRSLPLFSGTGDDKTVEEKAFSIKPGGISEPFELSRGWAVIQVLDFTPGEASQYETVRAQAQSKLFETRVRAKEQEFYDALETNLGVKRNEEAITAYLQSSDK; translated from the coding sequence GTGCGAAAAGCGATCCCAGCGATCCTGGCCCTATCCGTTGTTCTACTTTTCGCCGCCTGCGGTGAGGAGGGGACCGTACTGGCCAACATCGGCGACGGCGCGGTGACCGTCGAGAATCTCCAGCGCACGGCAACCCTTCTCGGCGACCAGGGGCTCATACAGACGGGAACGAGTCAGGGTCGGGAGCAGCTTCTGGAAAAATCCATCCAGATGGAGGTCCTCTACCAGTCGGCCCTCGCCGCGGGGGTGGACAAGCTTCCCGACGTGCAGGCCCAGTTGGAGCAGTCCGCCCGGGACGTGGTCATCTCCAATTACCTCCGTATCAGCTTCGCCAACTACGGCTTCTCCGAAGACGAGTTCTACGATTACTACAAGAACCACGCCGCCGAGCTGGTGTCGCCCACCCAGGCCAACGTCAGGCACATCCTCACCGAGAACCAAACCGACGCCAGTCGTGTCCTCGCCGAGCTCCAGGGCGGGGCCGACTTCACCCAGTTGGCCGCCGAGCGTTCCACGGACCGGATGAGCGCGATGAACGGCGGCCGGCTCCCGGTGTTGTCTCCCGACAATCAGGTTCTCCCGCCCTACATCCTCCAGACCATCTTCTCGGCCAAGGTGGGTGAGCCTTTCGGACCGCTGGAGAGTCAGATGGGCTGGCATGTGTTCGTCGTGGACGCCTTCAACCCCGGCAAGCCCCTCTCCTTCGACGAGGCCAAGCCCCAGATAGTCCTGGCGCTCCTCGCCCCGGAGGCGGACGTCCGCGCCTACTACGATGCGCACCGGGACGAGTTCGACCGCCCCGACGCGGTGAGCCTGCGCTACATCCTGTCGGCCACCCGGGAGGACGCCGAACGGGTCATCGCCAGGGCGGCGGCCGGCGAGGATCTTGGTAAAATCGCCAGCGAGGTTAGTCTCGACGCCGCGACCAAAGACGGAGGCGGGCTGATTCCCCGCCTGTTCAGGGGGCGGTCCCTTCCCCTCTTTTCCGGAACGGGGGACGATAAAACCGTCGAGGAGAAGGCCTTTTCCATCAAACCCGGCGGGATAAGCGAACCCTTCGAGCTCTCCCGGGGCTGGGCCGTGATCCAGGTCCTCGATTTCACTCCGGGCGAGGCGTCACAGTACGAAACCGTGCGCGCACAAGCGCAGTCGAAGCTCTTCGAGACACGCGTCCGCGCGAAGGAGCAGGAATTCTACGACGCCCTCGAAACGAACTTGGGTGTCAAACGCAACGAAGAGGCCATCACGGCCTACCTCCAGAGTTCAGATAAGTAA
- a CDS encoding zinc ribbon domain-containing protein, which yields MPTYEFRCENCGNRFELFLPITSGDPESCPECGQGPIRRLPSSGAGLIFKGSGFYATDYRPESYKKAEKRDRECAECNSSETCPAKTDGKKPNPEE from the coding sequence ATGCCAACCTACGAATTCCGCTGCGAGAACTGCGGCAACCGTTTCGAACTCTTCCTCCCCATCACCTCCGGGGACCCGGAGAGTTGTCCCGAGTGCGGTCAAGGCCCGATCCGGAGGTTGCCCTCGAGCGGAGCGGGGTTGATCTTCAAGGGCTCCGGATTCTACGCCACCGACTACCGCCCCGAATCCTACAAAAAGGCCGAGAAGCGGGATCGTGAATGCGCGGAATGCAATTCAAGCGAAACCTGTCCCGCGAAAACCGACGGTAAAAAACCCAACCCCGAGGAGTGA
- a CDS encoding C25 family cysteine peptidase, translated as MWTLRRFRETDAAPSGSPSLGWLQGRLHCEEEDQSMARANDLQKGMDYSFWDTVDTNNSVTEEYQLFDQDSGGGDARLALRFKAYQLDRIATLRVYAGTEAGTPQDAVITVQVSDTGRLYEVWGVIPSSELVDGTNYLTFELTVPGSNSPGASSYAGLYTDSFQVIYSRGPRMQSGSLEGWGPPDVSGDRVMRVTDVTGDSLAIWDLTRGESLVNFDLTGPEGSRDASFTWNAEPDYHLAVADLSRAFPPLDVYLDAPSDLHSPVDADLVYIVHPDLVASLDPLVEMHRSRGFRVQVVRVDDIYDEYSGGRLDPTAIRDYLYHAWTDCVGDPLTFVTLVGDTSGDYRDVEHRYLGPNWRKFPQAMLPTAYVITYTPEHYFVACDGYFASLLPEEQPDSDVPLPQVALTRISAYEPSQLDTYVALACVYPELPGGSWQTNHVLLADNTVNYDGDPPPGSQNEPITFDIYAENMLRTSTPAGMYTDKVYMTALGMARTRDNYYTPQKYDVGKRRWATREHVTPAFLDAIRQGELVVSFIGHGAWHTWAHELAETNRPPLYRDFDQWECPVPPLLIQSSCSVADFDRTLSMDRNCVSELLLWHPLGCIATTGSTRLSGGASQDLYHRLLFEAFYHPDQHLETPAFGLAHMQDLILGNDPLNSQRQTMFGDSASVLRRAVPGLDIDPPSGTVVARGAVIVVTGVQTLESPDNPRELTGTVQIRAYDRPLMPYTYNETRIYRLVGTASTELVDGSFRTQIALPLDMNDDLSDYEIYPYTLELRAYMVDETTGETITDCPFSGDEVWSLPIVGSVDPPADNEGPQVNLFFDDGATASGDYIDGSVKLTAELSDPQGILLIRSDGGVPMASGDIDRPIILVAEAENHSFDIDLTDAYKPVPGDYTRGVVERQLELPAGDYTLTLYCYDNFGEPGSASAELVVADRLGLSEVLVVPNPAPGPTAFTFFASTRPDQACVRIYTPVGRLVRTLEATDLVTGFNVIEWDGNDNGGRPLANGVYLYSLEARDGDDTTTAFEKFIMLR; from the coding sequence TTGTGGACGCTCCGTCGTTTCCGGGAGACCGACGCCGCCCCGTCGGGCTCACCGTCCCTGGGCTGGCTTCAGGGCAGACTGCACTGCGAGGAAGAGGACCAGAGCATGGCCCGGGCTAATGACTTGCAGAAGGGGATGGATTACTCATTTTGGGACACGGTGGACACGAATAATTCCGTCACGGAAGAATACCAGCTCTTCGACCAGGACTCCGGAGGCGGCGACGCGCGGCTGGCCCTTAGATTCAAGGCGTACCAGCTCGACAGGATTGCGACGCTGCGAGTTTACGCCGGGACGGAAGCCGGGACGCCTCAAGACGCCGTTATCACGGTTCAGGTGAGCGATACGGGGAGGCTCTACGAGGTCTGGGGGGTCATACCTTCGAGTGAGCTGGTGGACGGGACGAACTACCTGACCTTCGAGCTGACCGTGCCCGGCTCCAACAGCCCCGGAGCCTCGTCTTACGCGGGGCTGTACACGGACAGCTTCCAGGTAATTTACTCTCGCGGCCCGCGCATGCAGTCGGGCTCACTCGAAGGCTGGGGCCCGCCAGACGTTTCGGGCGACCGCGTTATGCGGGTTACCGACGTCACCGGAGACTCGCTCGCCATCTGGGATCTCACGCGTGGTGAATCGCTGGTGAACTTCGACCTCACGGGCCCCGAGGGCTCCCGCGACGCGTCCTTTACCTGGAACGCCGAACCGGACTACCACCTCGCGGTCGCGGACCTCTCCCGGGCATTCCCTCCCCTGGACGTTTACCTTGACGCTCCGTCGGACCTCCACTCCCCCGTTGACGCGGACCTGGTCTACATCGTCCACCCGGACCTCGTCGCATCGCTGGACCCCCTGGTTGAGATGCACCGCTCGAGGGGCTTCCGAGTCCAGGTAGTCCGCGTAGACGACATCTACGACGAGTACTCGGGCGGACGGCTGGACCCGACCGCCATCCGCGACTACCTGTACCACGCCTGGACCGACTGCGTCGGCGACCCGCTGACCTTCGTCACCCTGGTGGGCGACACGTCCGGCGATTACCGCGACGTCGAGCACCGCTACCTCGGCCCGAACTGGAGAAAATTCCCCCAGGCCATGCTCCCCACCGCGTACGTCATCACCTACACGCCCGAGCACTACTTCGTCGCCTGCGACGGCTACTTCGCGTCCCTTCTTCCCGAGGAGCAGCCCGACTCGGACGTGCCGCTGCCCCAGGTCGCCCTCACGCGCATCAGCGCCTACGAACCCTCCCAGCTCGATACGTATGTCGCCCTCGCTTGCGTCTACCCCGAACTGCCGGGCGGCAGCTGGCAGACCAACCACGTCCTACTGGCGGACAACACCGTGAACTACGACGGTGACCCCCCCCCGGGCTCCCAAAACGAGCCCATCACCTTCGACATCTACGCCGAGAACATGCTACGGACCTCCACTCCGGCCGGGATGTACACCGACAAGGTCTACATGACCGCCCTGGGCATGGCCCGGACCCGGGACAACTACTACACCCCCCAGAAGTACGACGTGGGCAAGCGCCGCTGGGCCACCCGCGAGCACGTCACGCCCGCGTTCCTGGATGCCATCCGTCAGGGCGAGCTCGTGGTCAGCTTCATCGGCCACGGCGCCTGGCACACCTGGGCCCACGAGCTGGCGGAGACGAACCGCCCGCCCCTCTACCGGGACTTCGACCAATGGGAGTGCCCCGTCCCGCCGCTCTTAATCCAGTCGTCCTGCTCGGTCGCCGACTTCGACCGGACCCTCTCCATGGACCGCAACTGCGTCAGCGAGCTCCTCCTGTGGCACCCCCTGGGCTGCATCGCCACGACCGGCTCGACGCGGCTCTCGGGCGGCGCCTCGCAGGACTTATACCACCGCCTGCTTTTCGAAGCCTTCTACCACCCGGACCAGCACCTCGAAACACCGGCCTTCGGCCTGGCCCACATGCAGGACCTCATCCTCGGCAACGACCCCTTAAACAGCCAAAGACAGACGATGTTCGGCGATTCCGCCTCCGTGCTTCGCCGGGCCGTCCCCGGCCTGGACATAGACCCACCTTCGGGCACCGTCGTCGCCCGGGGTGCGGTCATCGTCGTCACGGGCGTCCAGACCCTAGAGTCACCGGACAACCCCAGGGAGTTGACGGGAACCGTCCAGATTCGGGCTTACGACCGCCCGCTGATGCCTTACACCTACAACGAGACCCGCATCTACCGCCTGGTCGGCACCGCCTCGACGGAGCTCGTTGACGGCTCTTTCAGGACCCAGATCGCCCTCCCGCTGGACATGAACGACGACCTCTCCGACTACGAGATTTACCCCTACACCCTGGAGCTCCGGGCCTACATGGTGGACGAGACCACAGGTGAGACGATCACCGACTGCCCCTTCTCGGGGGACGAGGTCTGGAGCCTGCCCATCGTCGGCTCGGTGGACCCGCCCGCCGACAACGAGGGCCCCCAAGTCAACCTCTTCTTCGACGACGGCGCCACCGCCTCCGGGGACTACATAGACGGAAGCGTCAAGCTCACCGCCGAGCTCTCGGACCCCCAGGGCATCCTTTTGATCCGCTCCGACGGCGGGGTGCCCATGGCCTCCGGCGACATAGACCGGCCCATCATTCTCGTCGCCGAGGCTGAAAATCACAGCTTCGACATAGACCTGACCGACGCCTACAAGCCGGTCCCCGGCGATTACACGCGGGGGGTGGTCGAACGGCAGCTCGAGCTTCCCGCAGGGGATTACACGCTCACGCTCTACTGCTACGACAACTTCGGCGAGCCGGGGTCCGCCTCGGCGGAGCTGGTGGTGGCCGACCGTCTGGGCCTGTCCGAGGTGCTGGTGGTGCCCAACCCGGCACCGGGCCCGACGGCTTTCACCTTCTTCGCCAGCACACGCCCGGACCAGGCGTGCGTCCGCATCTACACCCCCGTCGGCCGTCTGGTGCGGACCCTCGAGGCGACCGACCTCGTCACGGGGTTCAACGTCATCGAATGGGACGGGAACGACAACGGGGGCCGGCCGCTGGCCAACGGCGTATATCTCTATTCCCTCGAAGCCCGCGACGGTGACGACACGACCACGGCCTTCGAAAAATTCATAATGCTACGCTAG
- a CDS encoding PorV/PorQ family protein, whose product MRSMFLVLLILIPVGVALADAVSITVPWLTMDPGARPGGMGKAFCAVADDVHATYYNPAGLGFFTDHMVGAMHSDRSIEGNDIYYDYLGYIHHFEDIGTFGIWAIYSNAGLIAITRDSPQPIGYMAAYGLCVGLSYGYDVFKDSLGVGGTLKYVYDHLSNTNVAQAVAFDAGVLWRTPLQKLSMGAMVMNLGTPLVYQTAKEPLPRMVKLGLAYEIPFNDDFNEMRFSLDYSKYLLGLNDDVGTELGEAVLGVGAEYWYAGIVGLRVGYYYDESAAVVGTSFGFSVRYLGIQFDFAQQPEGELFGMKNRFSVSYTF is encoded by the coding sequence ATGCGCAGTATGTTTCTGGTTTTGTTGATTCTCATCCCGGTCGGCGTCGCCCTGGCCGACGCGGTCAGCATCACCGTTCCCTGGCTGACGATGGACCCCGGCGCCCGACCCGGCGGCATGGGCAAGGCCTTTTGCGCCGTGGCCGACGACGTCCATGCCACCTACTACAACCCCGCCGGACTCGGATTCTTCACCGACCACATGGTCGGCGCCATGCACTCCGACCGCTCCATCGAGGGCAACGACATCTACTACGACTACCTGGGCTACATCCACCACTTCGAGGACATCGGCACCTTCGGCATCTGGGCCATCTACTCCAACGCCGGCCTCATCGCCATCACCCGGGACAGCCCCCAGCCCATCGGTTACATGGCCGCTTACGGCCTCTGTGTCGGTCTGTCGTACGGGTACGACGTCTTCAAGGACTCCCTGGGTGTGGGTGGCACGCTGAAGTACGTCTACGACCACCTTTCCAACACCAACGTGGCCCAGGCGGTTGCCTTCGACGCGGGTGTTCTATGGCGGACGCCGCTGCAAAAACTCTCGATGGGCGCCATGGTGATGAACCTGGGAACGCCGCTCGTCTACCAGACGGCCAAAGAGCCGCTGCCTCGCATGGTGAAGCTCGGCCTGGCCTACGAGATTCCATTCAACGACGATTTCAACGAGATGCGGTTCAGCCTCGACTACTCCAAGTATCTTTTGGGGCTGAACGACGACGTGGGAACGGAGCTCGGCGAGGCGGTGCTCGGAGTGGGCGCGGAGTATTGGTACGCCGGCATCGTCGGCCTGCGTGTCGGCTACTACTACGACGAATCGGCGGCGGTTGTGGGGACCAGCTTCGGTTTCAGCGTGCGTTACCTGGGCATCCAGTTCGATTTCGCCCAGCAGCCCGAAGGTGAGCTCTTCGGCATGAAGAACCGCTTCAGCGTGAGCTATACCTTTTAA
- a CDS encoding PorV/PorQ family protein — translation MRVTKPTVLLGMLVVTAVAADGDTLYAGDYLTAGFGARGMAMGGAYSALAADAAAPAYNPAGLAFAGNYGGLFMHSSRFAGLVNYDTLSGFWTPDEALGSFALSWIRTGYDDIKLTRWGDDGRPEVYDVVNSTSNAFQLTYARRLVENLSAGVTVRYLYDDLIPDTAEGGAVTADGFGFDLGVLWRPAERAGLALVIHDPYTVKTWSNGTADTFDPRLVLGGTWGLDLAGIDSVLTLSGDAELILADYGDAAQLDLGDISLDLHGGLEITVADVFSARVGADRGKLTLGGGVSLWGISLDYCWLNHELGSTHRVSIAVAF, via the coding sequence GTGCGTGTGACAAAGCCGACCGTGCTTCTGGGTATGCTCGTCGTAACCGCGGTCGCGGCCGACGGGGACACCCTGTACGCCGGGGACTACCTGACGGCGGGCTTTGGAGCCCGGGGGATGGCCATGGGCGGGGCCTACTCGGCGCTGGCCGCCGACGCCGCCGCACCGGCCTACAATCCCGCGGGCTTGGCCTTCGCCGGGAACTACGGCGGGCTCTTCATGCACTCCAGCCGCTTCGCCGGCCTGGTCAACTACGACACCCTTTCCGGTTTCTGGACCCCCGACGAGGCCCTCGGCTCCTTCGCCCTGTCCTGGATCCGCACCGGCTACGACGACATCAAGCTCACCCGCTGGGGCGATGACGGAAGGCCCGAGGTCTACGACGTGGTGAACTCCACGAGCAACGCCTTCCAGCTGACCTACGCCCGGCGGCTCGTGGAGAACCTCTCGGCGGGCGTCACCGTCCGCTACCTGTACGACGATCTGATTCCCGACACGGCGGAGGGTGGTGCGGTCACCGCCGACGGGTTCGGCTTCGATCTGGGGGTCCTCTGGCGACCGGCGGAACGGGCGGGGCTGGCCCTGGTGATCCACGATCCCTACACCGTCAAAACCTGGAGCAACGGCACCGCGGACACCTTCGACCCGCGGCTGGTGCTCGGGGGAACTTGGGGTTTGGACCTGGCCGGGATAGACAGCGTGCTGACCCTCTCCGGCGACGCCGAGCTCATCCTCGCCGACTACGGCGATGCGGCGCAGCTCGATCTCGGCGACATCAGCCTCGACCTGCACGGGGGCCTCGAGATCACCGTGGCCGACGTATTCTCGGCCCGCGTGGGCGCCGACCGGGGGAAGCTGACCCTGGGCGGCGGGGTGTCGCTGTGGGGGATTTCATTGGATTACTGCTGGCTCAACCACGAGCTGGGCTCCACCCACCGGGTCAGCATCGCGGTCGCCTTCTAG